From Triticum urartu cultivar G1812 chromosome 2, Tu2.1, whole genome shotgun sequence, a single genomic window includes:
- the LOC125534741 gene encoding bisdemethoxycurcumin synthase-like yields MGSNTLTSMHEIRRSQRAEGPAAILAVSTVNPPNCVSQEEYPDYYFRVTKSQHLTDLKQKLKTFCQMTSTEKRYFHHTEELLDAHPEFLCRDKPSLDARLDIAAAAAPELAASAAAKAIAEWGRPATDITHLVVSTNSGAHAPGADLRLASLLGLRASVCRTMLNLNGCSAGAASLRLAKDLAENNRGARVLVACVELTVVAFRGPEEACPHRLISQAVFGDGAGAVIVGADGVLSVERPLFEMVSASQTTIPATDGVLTMQLTEAGLDGDIFTRELTPLAAQHIGQCLTDAFQPLGIMSGGAGWNDLFFVVHPGLRGIMDHIDGALRLDPGKLAASRTVLREYGNMLGARLIFVLDEQRRRMEEDGETGEWGVMMGFGPGFTVETMVLHAVVIDLHDEN; encoded by the exons ATGGGCAGCAACACCCTTACGTCGATGCACGAGATCCGGCGCTCGCAGCGTGCGGAGGGGCCTGCGGCCATCCTCGCTGTCAGCACGGTGAACCCGCCCAACTGCGTGTCCCAAGAGGAGTACCCGGACTACTACTTCCGCGTAACCAAGAGCCAACACCTCACCGACCTCAAACAAAAACTCAAGACCTTCT GCCAGATGACCTCAACGGAGAAGCGCTACTTTCACCACACGGAGGAGCTACTCGACGCCCACCCCGAATTCCTCTGCCGCGACAAGCCGTCCCTCGACGCCCGGCTGGACATAGCCGCTGCCGCTGCTCCAGAGCTGGCGGCGTCAGCCGCAGCCAAGGCCATAGCCGAGTGGGGTCGTCCGGCCACGGACATCACCCACCTCGTCGTCAGCACCAACTCCGGCGCGCACGCCCCGGGCGCTGACCTCCGCCTGGCCTCTCTCCTCGGCCTCCGCGCGTCCGTCTGCCGGACGATGCTCAACCTCAACGGCTGCTCCGCCGGTGCCGCCTCGTTGCGCCTGGCCAAGGACCTGGCCGAGAACAACCGCGGTGCACGCGTCCTGGTGGCCTGCGTCGAGCTGACCGTCGTCGCCTTCCGCGGGCCCGAGGAGGCGTGCCCACACAGGCTCATCAGCCAGGCGGTCTTTGGGGACGGCGCGGGCGCGGTCATCGTGGGCGCTGACGGCGTGCTCTCCGTCGAGCGCCCTCTCTTCGAGATGGTGTCGGCCTCGCAGACCACGATACCAGCAACCGATGGCGTGCTCACCATGCAGCTCACGGAAGCCGGCCTCGACGGCGACATCTTCACCAGGGAGCTCACTCCTCTAGCCGCACAGCACATCGGGCAGTGTCTCACGGACGCGTTCCAGCCGCTTGGAATAATGAGCGGCGGTGCCGGATGGAACGATCTGTTCTTTGTGGTGCACCCTGGCCTCCGTGGAATAATGGACCACATCGACGGGGCCCTCCGGCTGGATCCCGGGAAGCTGGCGGCGAGCAGGACCGTGCTGAGAGAGTACGGGAACATGCTCGGTGCGAGGCTGATCTTCGTGCTCGACGAGCAGCGGCGGCGGATGGAGGAGGACGGCGAGACGGGTGAGTGGGGTGTGATGATGGGATTTGGACCGGGGTTCACGGTTGAGACCATGGTGCTGCATGCGGTGGTCATCGACCTGCACGACGAGAATTGA